From a single Candidatus Vogelbacteria bacterium genomic region:
- the gatC gene encoding Asp-tRNA(Asn)/Glu-tRNA(Gln) amidotransferase subunit GatC, whose product MIDRSDLENLAQLARLELKEEEKDKLQKDLESILGYVSELDQVNITDSNISVGHALVTNVVRSDTNPNETGADQEVLLAEAPARSGDFVKVKPVLNNK is encoded by the coding sequence ATGATTGACCGGTCTGACTTAGAAAACTTGGCCCAACTAGCTCGCCTAGAGCTAAAAGAAGAAGAAAAAGATAAACTGCAAAAGGACTTGGAGTCGATTTTGGGTTATGTTTCAGAGCTTGATCAGGTCAATATTACTGACAGTAACATCTCGGTTGGACACGCTTTGGTAACCAATGTGGTTCGATCAGATACTAATCCTAATGAAACAGGGGCTGATCAAGAAGTCTTGCTAGCTGAAGCTCCAGCTCGGTCTGGTGATTTTGTAAAAGTTAAACCAGTTCTGAATAATAAATAG
- the ligA gene encoding NAD-dependent DNA ligase LigA, producing MDKVEIKGRIEKLREVINHHRYLYHVLDKEEISQAALDSLKKELADLERDYPEFITTDSPTQRVAGEPLPGFAKVRHEITQWSYDDAFSEEDIRDFDKRVRKMLGGGQPTYTVELKIDGFKIVLTYRDSVLVTAATRGDGSVGEDVTANVKTIESIPLRLQKPGLDIVVEGEIWLSKKEFELLNKGRAKNNEPLYANPRNVAAGTIRQLDPRIVAERKLASFIYDLAKSNKNIPKTQFEELSLLSEFGFTVEKHFKHCQTIEEVINFWQTWQKKKDSLLCLIDGVVVKVNEREYQDKLGYTGKSPRFGIALKFAAEQATTVVDDIVFQVGRTGVVTPVAQLRPVLLAGSTVSRATLHNEDEIKRLDVRVGDTVILQKAGDIIPDILEVLTEFRTGKEKVFKFPTYLDACGGPLERIPGQAAYRCVNKKSVAQVRRKFSYFVGKSAFDIDGCGPKVVEALLDNGLISDLADIFTLKRGDLLNLPRFAEKSVDNLLLAIDRAKEITLDRFVVSLSIDHVGEETAIDLAKHFRQFSNIQQATEAELAAIPGVGEVVAKSIVTWFKNSDHQQLIKKLLKQVVIVAEKNIGGKPVQTLSGQTFVFTGSLQTFSRDEAKKLVRLAGGEISSSVSAKTNFIVAGQEPGSKYDEGIRLGVKILSETEFLKLVK from the coding sequence GTGGATAAAGTGGAAATCAAAGGGCGAATAGAAAAATTGCGGGAGGTGATTAATCATCATCGGTACCTTTACCATGTCTTAGATAAAGAGGAAATATCGCAAGCGGCGCTTGATTCGCTTAAAAAGGAGCTAGCTGATTTGGAGCGAGATTATCCAGAATTTATTACCACTGATTCGCCGACTCAACGGGTTGCTGGTGAACCTCTACCCGGCTTTGCTAAAGTTCGACACGAGATTACTCAATGGTCGTATGATGATGCTTTTTCTGAAGAAGATATCAGAGATTTTGATAAACGGGTGCGTAAAATGTTGGGTGGTGGTCAACCAACTTATACTGTTGAATTAAAAATTGATGGTTTTAAAATCGTCTTAACTTATCGTGATTCTGTTTTGGTCACAGCGGCTACTCGAGGCGACGGCTCCGTTGGTGAAGACGTGACGGCTAATGTTAAAACCATTGAATCTATTCCATTACGATTACAAAAACCGGGTTTGGATATTGTAGTAGAAGGTGAGATTTGGTTGAGTAAGAAAGAGTTTGAGCTTTTAAATAAAGGGCGGGCCAAAAATAATGAACCCTTGTATGCTAACCCGCGCAATGTCGCCGCTGGTACTATTCGTCAGCTTGATCCGCGGATCGTGGCTGAACGTAAACTAGCTAGCTTTATTTATGACTTAGCTAAATCAAATAAAAATATTCCTAAAACCCAGTTTGAAGAACTGTCTTTATTGTCTGAATTTGGTTTTACGGTAGAAAAACATTTTAAACATTGTCAGACCATCGAAGAAGTAATTAACTTCTGGCAAACTTGGCAGAAGAAAAAGGATTCATTGCTGTGTTTGATTGATGGGGTGGTGGTCAAGGTCAACGAAAGAGAGTATCAAGACAAGCTTGGTTACACTGGTAAGTCACCTCGGTTTGGAATTGCCCTCAAGTTTGCCGCTGAGCAGGCGACAACAGTGGTGGATGATATTGTTTTTCAGGTCGGTCGGACTGGAGTGGTGACACCAGTAGCTCAACTCCGACCTGTCTTACTAGCTGGTTCGACTGTCTCCCGAGCTACTTTACACAATGAAGACGAAATAAAACGTCTGGATGTGCGAGTGGGTGATACAGTGATTTTGCAAAAAGCTGGTGACATTATCCCGGATATTTTAGAAGTACTGACTGAGTTTAGAACTGGTAAAGAAAAGGTGTTTAAATTTCCAACTTATCTAGATGCTTGTGGTGGCCCACTAGAGCGAATCCCAGGTCAGGCAGCCTATCGATGTGTGAACAAAAAATCAGTTGCTCAAGTCCGTCGGAAGTTTTCCTATTTTGTAGGTAAGTCCGCTTTTGATATTGATGGCTGTGGTCCAAAGGTGGTGGAAGCTTTACTCGACAATGGTTTGATTTCTGACCTGGCGGATATTTTTACTTTAAAGCGAGGAGATTTGTTGAATTTACCTAGATTTGCTGAAAAGTCAGTTGATAACTTATTACTGGCTATAGATCGAGCAAAAGAAATAACGCTGGACAGATTTGTTGTTTCTTTGTCGATTGATCATGTTGGCGAAGAGACGGCTATTGATTTAGCTAAACATTTTAGACAGTTTTCCAATATCCAACAGGCGACTGAAGCGGAATTGGCGGCTATTCCAGGAGTGGGCGAAGTGGTAGCCAAATCGATAGTTACTTGGTTTAAAAATTCTGATCATCAACAACTGATTAAAAAATTGTTAAAGCAGGTTGTGATTGTGGCTGAGAAAAATATTGGTGGTAAACCAGTTCAAACTTTGTCTGGTCAGACTTTTGTTTTTACTGGCTCGTTGCAGACTTTTTCTCGTGATGAGGCAAAAAAACTAGTCCGTCTGGCCGGGGGAGAAATTTCTAGCTCTGTATCAGCCAAAACAAATTTCATTGTGGCTGGCCAAGAGCCCGGGTCTAAGTACGACGAAGGGATCCGTCTAGGGGTCAAAATTTTGTCGGAAACTGAGTTTCTAAAACTGGTCAAATAG
- a CDS encoding type II secretion system GspH family protein, translating to MIFPNLKKDKGFTLIETFVAITILLIAVLIPLGVMSKAIEDGLFIKNKVIAYYLAQEGMELIINQVDSNIKSIGDGESSGWLDYMSSCVNSKCYGEVDLDSNKIYFGSCNYSDGCPYLTQEQAGAPYGYGESFPETIFKRSIKILPAIISSTGEEMAIPVEVTINWKNKSGMIEQELILDDYVFNAGYDIGQ from the coding sequence ATGATATTTCCTAACCTAAAAAAAGATAAAGGGTTTACTCTAATAGAAACATTTGTGGCGATCACTATTTTATTAATAGCGGTACTTATCCCTCTAGGTGTCATGTCTAAGGCGATAGAAGATGGTTTGTTTATTAAAAACAAAGTCATTGCTTACTATTTAGCTCAAGAGGGTATGGAGTTAATTATCAACCAAGTGGACTCTAATATTAAATCAATTGGAGACGGCGAATCATCAGGATGGCTTGATTATATGTCTTCTTGTGTGAATTCAAAATGCTATGGAGAAGTTGATTTAGATTCCAACAAAATTTATTTTGGTTCGTGTAATTACTCTGATGGTTGTCCTTATTTGACTCAAGAACAAGCTGGTGCTCCATATGGTTATGGAGAGTCATTCCCTGAGACAATATTTAAGAGGAGTATAAAAATATTACCTGCTATTATTTCTAGTACTGGAGAAGAGATGGCTATTCCAGTGGAGGTTACTATTAATTGGAAAAATAAGTCAGGTATGATTGAACAAGAATTAATATTAGATGATTATGTATTTAATGCTGGTTATGATATTGGACAATAA
- a CDS encoding prepilin-type N-terminal cleavage/methylation domain-containing protein, producing the protein MLKDKNKKNGFTLVEMMVSVSLFVIVAMVVSVAFVTLANIYRKIQSNRAVVDNINFMMDTISYELREGTDWRVGLECGNGKPNCYTDISFDRFGGSSPVEQVTYKINDAKKTVDQCIGNSQTCVALNSLEVTIDTFEIYTDISQSVPKATIVIHGVAQATPKIRTDFTLQSSVSLRNRSI; encoded by the coding sequence ATGTTAAAAGATAAAAACAAAAAAAATGGTTTTACTTTAGTTGAGATGATGGTCTCGGTTTCTTTGTTTGTGATTGTGGCCATGGTCGTTAGTGTGGCTTTTGTCACTTTGGCGAATATTTATCGCAAAATTCAATCTAATCGAGCGGTTGTGGATAATATAAACTTTATGATGGACACCATCTCTTATGAATTAAGGGAAGGAACTGATTGGAGGGTTGGTTTAGAATGTGGTAATGGTAAACCTAATTGCTACACAGATATTTCTTTCGATCGATTTGGTGGTTCATCTCCTGTGGAACAAGTCACATATAAAATTAATGATGCAAAAAAAACAGTTGATCAGTGTATTGGAAATAGTCAAACTTGCGTTGCTTTGAATTCTCTAGAAGTTACAATAGATACTTTTGAGATTTATACTGACATTAGTCAGTCTGTACCAAAAGCTACTATTGTTATCCATGGTGTGGCTCAGGCTACACCTAAGATTAGAACCGACTTTACTTTACAGAGTTCAGTTTCACTTAGAAATAGATCAATATGA
- a CDS encoding type II secretion system GspH family protein, with amino-acid sequence MTITKNKQGFTLVEMMVVIGIFLIVTGVILINVPNFREKTSVDLVAQDIAVTIRSSQVFGVGTRALNGNLVAYGVSLSTDPDKKGRFVLFADLPTIDYKYTPGSETTCGQSTTECQSEYSLNGFTISDIYIYKADGIIEPQSQVDISFERPKSNPRFCVDEGENCPDNSISKVEIVVESLKEKKRKVVAVYANGQIAVEDFVDSSTTQ; translated from the coding sequence ATGACTATCACAAAAAATAAACAAGGCTTTACTCTAGTTGAAATGATGGTTGTTATTGGTATTTTTTTGATCGTGACTGGAGTGATCTTGATTAACGTTCCTAATTTCAGAGAAAAAACCTCTGTTGATTTGGTGGCTCAAGATATTGCAGTGACCATTAGAAGTTCTCAGGTCTTTGGGGTTGGGACTAGGGCTTTAAATGGGAATTTGGTTGCATATGGTGTTTCTTTATCAACAGATCCAGATAAAAAAGGTCGATTCGTTTTATTTGCAGATTTACCGACTATTGATTATAAGTACACCCCAGGTAGTGAGACGACCTGTGGACAGTCAACGACAGAGTGTCAATCAGAATATAGTCTTAATGGTTTTACGATTAGTGATATTTATATATACAAAGCCGACGGAATTATTGAACCACAGTCACAAGTGGATATTTCATTTGAGAGACCAAAATCTAATCCTAGATTTTGTGTTGATGAAGGGGAAAATTGTCCAGATAATTCAATTTCTAAAGTGGAGATAGTGGTGGAATCACTGAAAGAAAAAAAACGTAAAGTGGTGGCAGTTTACGCTAATGGTCAAATAGCAGTTGAGGATTTTGTTGATTCATCTACTACTCAATAA
- a CDS encoding prepilin peptidase: MFTYFITGSLGLIIGSFLNVILFRYGTGQGLGGRSQCQNCGKMLSWLELVPVVSFIIQKRRCRGCASTISWQYPAVELLTSLCFIGFTHAVLYLNIFKYNLTSGWGIALLLTLIVYLVCASVLVLIAVYDLHHKIIPDEWVFILTGLGALLPLVSGQGFGYIVFALLNKSLAALVLAGFFWFIWYFSKGKAMGFGDVKLAVALGFFLGLDQGIIAVVLAFWIGAVVGLSLIAVSKYKPALAVPSINKLKSQIPFAPFLVLGTILALVFDLHFLTMFF; encoded by the coding sequence ATGTTTACTTATTTTATTACTGGCTCGCTCGGTTTGATTATTGGTAGTTTTTTAAATGTTATTTTGTTTCGTTATGGTACTGGTCAAGGGTTGGGTGGCCGTTCTCAATGTCAAAACTGTGGCAAGATGTTGTCGTGGCTTGAGTTGGTCCCAGTAGTTAGTTTTATTATCCAAAAGCGTCGTTGTCGTGGTTGTGCGTCAACCATTTCTTGGCAATATCCCGCGGTTGAACTTTTGACCAGTCTTTGTTTTATCGGTTTTACTCACGCTGTCTTGTATTTGAATATTTTTAAATACAACCTAACTTCCGGGTGGGGTATTGCGTTGTTGCTGACCCTGATTGTTTATCTGGTGTGCGCTAGTGTTTTGGTCTTGATTGCTGTTTACGATCTCCATCATAAAATAATTCCGGACGAATGGGTTTTTATCTTAACCGGTTTGGGAGCGTTGCTACCTTTGGTGTCAGGTCAAGGTTTCGGCTACATTGTCTTTGCTTTGTTGAATAAGTCTTTAGCGGCCCTGGTGTTGGCTGGTTTCTTCTGGTTTATTTGGTATTTCTCTAAAGGTAAAGCGATGGGCTTTGGTGATGTAAAACTGGCGGTAGCCCTTGGTTTCTTCTTGGGTCTTGATCAGGGGATAATAGCGGTTGTTCTCGCTTTCTGGATTGGGGCGGTGGTCGGCTTGTCTTTGATTGCTGTTTCTAAATACAAACCAGCTCTCGCTGTTCCGTCGATTAATAAACTAAAAAGCCAAATCCCTTTTGCGCCGTTTTTAGTTTTGGGTACTATTTTAGCTTTGGTTTTCGATCTTCATTTTCTGACAATGTTTTTTTAG
- a CDS encoding type II secretion system protein: MTKGNKGFTLIELLVVIAIIGILSGIVLTSLGSARSKAKESSAKASMSSMRAEAELGVDSSGNYIIDVCSNGDAGTVGKLLAAANDQNVGTAVCAQSGASGATSLSWAAEIELENDFFCVDSTGSAGAQAASSITAGVSSGDTVCGS, from the coding sequence ATGACTAAAGGAAATAAGGGTTTCACCTTGATCGAACTTTTGGTGGTGATCGCCATCATTGGTATCTTGTCAGGAATTGTGTTGACATCATTGGGTTCAGCTAGAAGTAAAGCCAAAGAATCTTCCGCAAAAGCTAGTATGAGTTCTATGAGAGCGGAAGCAGAATTAGGTGTAGATTCTAGTGGTAATTACATCATAGATGTTTGTAGTAATGGTGATGCTGGCACTGTTGGTAAACTATTAGCGGCTGCTAATGATCAAAATGTTGGTACAGCTGTTTGTGCTCAAAGTGGTGCCAGTGGGGCAACTTCTTTGAGTTGGGCTGCTGAGATAGAATTAGAGAATGATTTTTTCTGTGTTGATAGTACTGGATCAGCCGGAGCACAAGCTGCTAGCTCAATCACCGCTGGGGTTAGTTCTGGGGATACAGTGTGTGGATCATAG
- a CDS encoding type II secretion system F family protein, with the protein MLFNYKATTKDGSPQLGSIDAPSLDLAISALQRRDLIIVSVTPEGRSGLFSNLTFFQRVQSREIVILSRQIATLFEAKVSVLSTFRLLASESSNPLLRESLTHITDDIKSGIPISGAMAKHPAIFSEFYVNMVKSGEESGKLSETFSYLADYLDRSYALASKAKNALIYPAFVVLSFVVVMVLMLTFVIPKLSQILEETGQELPIYTKVVVGLSDLVVNYGLLLLFLVLVVVVVLVKYLPTQAGRMSFSKFQLGIPYIGTLYRKLYLSRIADNLDTLITSGVSMVRAIEITAEVVGNEVYKKILMDATNLIKSGSSVSGVLAKHEEIPGIMIQMIKVGEESGKLGFVLNTLAKFYQREVDNEVDTLVGLIEPAMIVMLGLAVGVLLTSVLVPIYNVASGF; encoded by the coding sequence ATGCTATTTAATTACAAAGCCACAACTAAAGATGGTTCACCTCAACTGGGGAGTATCGATGCTCCTAGTTTAGATTTGGCGATCAGTGCTCTGCAAAGACGGGATTTGATTATCGTCAGTGTTACTCCCGAAGGCCGGTCTGGTTTATTTTCGAATCTAACTTTTTTCCAACGAGTGCAATCACGCGAGATCGTGATCTTGTCTCGTCAGATTGCTACTTTGTTTGAAGCCAAGGTTTCGGTACTCTCAACATTTCGTCTGTTGGCTAGTGAATCTTCAAATCCGCTATTGCGAGAAAGTCTGACTCATATCACTGACGATATTAAGTCTGGTATTCCTATTTCCGGAGCGATGGCCAAACACCCAGCTATTTTCTCTGAGTTTTATGTCAACATGGTCAAGTCTGGTGAGGAGTCGGGTAAGTTGTCTGAGACTTTCTCTTACTTAGCTGACTATTTAGACCGATCCTACGCGTTAGCTTCAAAAGCTAAAAATGCTTTGATCTATCCGGCCTTCGTGGTGCTATCTTTTGTGGTGGTAATGGTCTTGATGCTTACTTTCGTTATTCCTAAGTTGTCTCAGATTTTGGAAGAAACCGGCCAAGAGTTGCCTATCTATACTAAGGTTGTAGTCGGTTTAAGTGATCTGGTAGTCAATTATGGTCTACTACTTCTGTTTTTGGTTTTAGTGGTAGTGGTTGTTTTGGTTAAATACCTACCAACCCAAGCGGGAAGAATGTCTTTCTCTAAGTTTCAATTAGGTATACCGTATATTGGCACCCTCTATCGTAAATTATATTTGTCGCGGATTGCTGACAACTTAGATACCTTGATTACTAGTGGTGTGTCCATGGTCCGAGCGATTGAGATCACGGCTGAGGTGGTGGGTAATGAAGTGTATAAAAAGATTTTGATGGATGCGACTAATTTGATCAAGTCAGGTAGCTCAGTGTCTGGTGTTTTAGCTAAACACGAAGAGATTCCGGGCATTATGATCCAGATGATTAAAGTGGGTGAAGAATCCGGTAAGCTTGGGTTTGTGTTAAACACTCTCGCCAAGTTTTACCAACGGGAAGTAGACAACGAAGTCGATACTCTGGTAGGCCTGATCGAACCAGCGATGATTGTAATGCTTGGTCTCGCGGTGGGTGTTCTACTAACTTCTGTTTTGGTGCCTATCTACAACGTCGCATCCGGCTTCTAG
- a CDS encoding PilT/PilU family type 4a pilus ATPase: MTDYKKELNELVLIVTKEGGSDLHLTAGRPPTIRVAGDLIPLVNRAPLSADDTMGIAMEILNDQNKSIFLDNKEIDFSYTPDGTVRFRGNAFFQRGLVGIALRLIPANIKTIEELNLPTQIYDFARKEQGFFLVVGPVGQGKSTTLAAMIDMINRERAEHIVTIEDPIEYLFTSDRSIIDQREVRFDTRDFHTALKSMFREDVNVAMIGEMRSPETISTAVTAAETGHLILSTLHTNSASQTIDRIVDAFEAAQQKQIRVQLADSLLGIFSQRLVPRVSGGLIPAYELLVNNNAVSNLIREGRTAEIDVVIETGSEAGMIDFNHSLADLVRRGEISSESAYRYTYNAKSLDRLL; encoded by the coding sequence ATGACTGATTATAAAAAAGAACTAAACGAGTTGGTTTTGATAGTGACAAAAGAAGGTGGGTCTGACCTGCACTTGACCGCTGGTCGTCCACCGACCATTCGAGTAGCTGGAGATTTGATCCCGTTGGTCAATCGAGCACCCTTGTCAGCTGACGATACGATGGGGATTGCGATGGAGATTTTGAACGATCAAAACAAATCGATCTTTTTAGATAATAAAGAAATAGACTTCTCGTATACTCCAGATGGAACGGTCCGGTTTCGAGGTAATGCGTTTTTCCAACGGGGTCTAGTGGGGATCGCTCTGCGTTTGATTCCGGCTAACATTAAAACAATTGAGGAATTAAATTTACCAACTCAGATTTACGACTTTGCCCGTAAAGAACAAGGTTTCTTCTTGGTGGTTGGTCCGGTTGGTCAGGGTAAGTCGACCACCCTGGCTGCGATGATTGATATGATAAACCGAGAAAGAGCAGAGCATATTGTAACAATCGAAGATCCGATTGAATATTTGTTTACCAGTGATCGTTCTATTATTGATCAACGTGAAGTGCGTTTTGATACTAGAGACTTTCACACAGCCCTTAAATCAATGTTCCGTGAAGATGTAAACGTGGCCATGATCGGAGAAATGCGCAGTCCGGAGACCATCTCAACTGCAGTGACGGCGGCGGAAACTGGTCACTTGATTTTGTCGACCCTCCACACCAACAGTGCTTCACAAACTATCGACCGGATCGTGGACGCTTTTGAAGCTGCCCAACAAAAACAGATCAGAGTTCAATTGGCTGATTCACTGCTGGGTATTTTCTCGCAACGCTTAGTGCCTCGAGTATCTGGGGGATTGATCCCAGCTTATGAGTTATTGGTCAATAACAATGCCGTCTCCAACTTGATTCGTGAAGGGCGAACAGCCGAGATTGATGTTGTGATTGAGACCGGTTCAGAAGCGGGGATGATTGACTTCAATCACTCTCTAGCCGATCTGGTTCGTCGTGGAGAAATTTCGTCTGAGAGTGCTTATCGTTATACTTATAATGCTAAGAGTTTGGATCGCTTATTGTAA
- a CDS encoding response regulator — protein MFTSKTKIIIVDDDKFLIDMYSIKFSEHDFEVVAMSSGDETLKKVDSGWVPDICLVDIIMPGMDGFQLVEELKKRPSLEKTAIIILSNLGQQEDVNKGLKLGADGYIVKASATPTEVVAKVTDIVKNKKK, from the coding sequence ATGTTCACATCAAAAACCAAAATTATTATAGTTGACGACGACAAGTTTTTGATTGACATGTACTCGATTAAATTTAGCGAACACGATTTCGAAGTGGTTGCTATGTCTAGTGGGGACGAGACTCTAAAGAAGGTAGATAGTGGTTGGGTACCAGATATTTGTTTGGTGGATATTATTATGCCCGGGATGGATGGTTTTCAATTGGTAGAAGAACTAAAGAAACGTCCATCTTTAGAAAAAACCGCTATCATTATTTTATCTAATCTTGGTCAACAGGAAGATGTGAACAAAGGACTGAAATTAGGAGCCGATGGTTATATTGTTAAAGCTAGTGCTACTCCCACTGAAGTGGTGGCCAAGGTGACTGATATTGTTAAAAATAAAAAGAAATAA
- a CDS encoding GspE/PulE family protein, giving the protein MAINPDIPIRSLGGKRLPYDILKYVPRDSASYYKFLPIGVTEGILEIGMIDPENIEARDAAQFIASKVDMPLKIFLISQEDFNSAIESYEGLTGEVDQALNQLGAEVEAQKGAPAELIKDGAQRGEGKANIIEEAPVTKIVGVILQHATSGNASDIHIEPIADKIRVRFRVDGVLYTSLFLPLQVHDAVVARIKILTNMKLDEKRKPQDGRFSAKVEGRKIDFRVSTFPTYFGEKVVMRILDPEKKLVTLSSLGLNDRNLETVRRAIARPHGLILLTGPTGSGKTTTLYSMLGEIDKEKNNAVSLEDPIEYDIPGVNQSQVQPEINYTFANGLRSILRQDPDIIMVGEIRDKETARLAIQASLTGHLVFSTIHTNTAAGVIPRLIDMGVEPYLIPPTLVLAIGQRLIPVICEEKEQVPLDASLRMMVDKQFADLPEEFRKDIVIPNEVYEAKKTATCPAGTKGRIGAFELLEMDRELEKIILNSPSDGDIYQYARSKGFVTMKEDAMLKAFQGIIPFEEVNKL; this is encoded by the coding sequence ATGGCTATCAATCCTGACATTCCCATTCGAAGTTTGGGAGGCAAGCGCTTGCCTTATGATATTTTGAAGTATGTGCCGAGAGACTCGGCTTCTTACTACAAGTTTTTGCCGATTGGGGTAACGGAGGGTATTTTGGAAATCGGGATGATTGATCCTGAAAATATCGAAGCTCGAGATGCGGCTCAGTTTATTGCCTCTAAGGTAGATATGCCGTTGAAGATTTTTCTTATTTCTCAAGAAGATTTTAACTCGGCGATCGAAAGTTACGAAGGTTTGACTGGTGAAGTGGATCAAGCTTTGAATCAATTGGGAGCCGAGGTGGAAGCTCAGAAAGGGGCACCGGCTGAATTGATTAAAGACGGAGCTCAGCGAGGTGAGGGTAAAGCTAATATTATTGAAGAAGCCCCGGTCACGAAGATTGTGGGGGTGATTTTACAACACGCTACTTCTGGTAATGCTTCTGATATTCACATTGAGCCAATAGCCGACAAAATAAGGGTGCGTTTTCGAGTGGATGGTGTTTTGTATACTAGTTTGTTTTTACCACTTCAAGTTCACGATGCAGTGGTAGCTCGAATCAAAATTTTAACCAACATGAAGCTTGATGAAAAACGTAAACCACAAGATGGACGTTTTTCTGCCAAAGTAGAAGGTCGAAAGATTGATTTTCGTGTCTCAACTTTCCCAACTTATTTTGGAGAGAAGGTGGTGATGCGTATTCTTGACCCGGAAAAGAAATTAGTAACTCTTAGTTCTTTGGGTCTAAATGATCGCAACCTAGAAACTGTTCGCCGTGCGATCGCTCGGCCTCATGGTTTGATTTTACTAACTGGTCCGACTGGTTCGGGTAAAACTACCACTTTGTATTCGATGTTGGGCGAGATTGATAAAGAAAAAAATAATGCGGTTAGTCTAGAAGATCCGATTGAATATGATATTCCGGGAGTAAACCAATCTCAGGTTCAACCAGAAATTAACTATACTTTTGCTAATGGTTTGCGTTCGATCCTTCGTCAAGATCCGGACATTATCATGGTCGGTGAAATTCGCGATAAAGAGACAGCCCGCTTGGCGATCCAGGCTTCACTAACTGGTCACTTGGTTTTCTCTACTATTCACACCAACACAGCGGCTGGAGTGATCCCTCGTCTGATTGATATGGGTGTGGAACCTTACCTTATTCCACCGACTTTGGTATTGGCGATCGGTCAGCGTTTGATCCCGGTTATTTGTGAAGAGAAGGAACAAGTGCCACTGGATGCTAGTTTGAGAATGATGGTGGATAAACAATTTGCAGACCTACCAGAAGAATTTAGAAAAGATATTGTCATTCCTAATGAAGTGTACGAAGCCAAAAAGACCGCTACTTGTCCAGCGGGAACCAAGGGCCGGATCGGCGCTTTTGAGTTATTAGAGATGGATCGGGAACTAGAGAAAATCATTCTAAATTCGCCGTCTGATGGGGATATTTATCAATATGCTAGAAGTAAAGGTTTCGTGACTATGAAAGAGGATGCTATGCTTAAGGCATTCCAGGGGATTATTCCGTTTGAAGAGGTCAATAAGCTGTAA